A section of the Telopea speciosissima isolate NSW1024214 ecotype Mountain lineage chromosome 3, Tspe_v1, whole genome shotgun sequence genome encodes:
- the LOC122655649 gene encoding tetrapyrrole-binding protein, chloroplastic: MATNSLQSLHRYPLSRRQHSDSLPSTLPSSLFLKPTTTTTTITSSTSLSLHKLCSTNFTIFSTTSTTTTPTSQTLSFDTLQHHLSSKDYRQADEETRRLLIVLAGEAAQERGYVFFSEVQFISESNLQTIDNLWRQYSNNKFGYSVQKRIWGKVNRDFTRFFMKVGWMKKLDTEVEQYNYRSFPSEFVWELKDDTPEGHLPLTNALRGTQLLKRILSHPAFQSMEEEEDDNDGNKDKGADEMKQNPKPGDNKRLSKSDYSF, from the coding sequence atggcCACCAATTCTCTTCAGTCCCTCCACCGCTACCCTCTCAGCAGGCGCCAGCACTCAGACAGCCTTCCCTCCACCCtaccctcttctctcttcctgaaacccaccaccacaaccaccaccatcacctctTCTACATCTCTGTCCCTGCATAAACTCTGCTCCACCAACTTCACTATCTTCTCCACTACTTCCACCACAACCACTCCAACCTCACAAACACTCTCCTTTGACACCCTCCAACACCACCTATCCTCCAAGGACTACCGGCAAGCCGACGAAGAAACTCGCCGTCTCCTTATTGTCCTGGCAGGCGAAGCAGCTCAGGAGCGTGGCTATGTCTTCTTCTCCGAAGTTCAATTCATCTCGGAATCCAACCTCCAGACCATAGACAATCTCTGGCGGCAATACAGTAATAACAAATTCGGTTACAGCGTTCAGAAAAGAATATGGGGGAAGGTTAACAGGGACTTCACCAGATTTTTCATGAAGGTTGGCTGGATGAAGAAGCTAGACACTGAGGTTGAGCAGTACAATTATAGGTCTTTTCCAAGTGAGTTTGTTTGGGAATTGAAAGATGACACGCCTGAGGGTCACCTCCCTTTGACAAATGCTCTCAGAGGGACCCAACTTCTCAAGAGGATTCTAAGCCACCCTGCTTTCCAGTCcatggaagaggaagaagatgacaaTGACGGGAACAAAGACAAGGGAGCTGATGAGATGAAGCAGAACCCAAAACCTGGAGATAATAAGAGACTATCCAAATCAGATTATAGCTTCTGA